The nucleotide window TCAGCCTGGAGATCCGCGCCGGCGAGACCCTCGCGGTCGTCGGCTCGTCCGGCTCCGGCAAGTCCACGGTCTCCCTGCTCCTGCCGCGCTTCTACGACGTGACCGGGGGAGCCGTCCTCATCGGCGGCCTCGACGTGCGCGAGCTGACCCTCGACTCCCTGCGGGCGGCCATCGGCCTCGTCCCCGAGGACTCCTTCCTCTTCTCGGACACCGTCGCCGCCAACATCGCGTACGGCCGCCCCGAGGCCACGCGGGAGGAGATCGAGACGGCGGCCAGGGCCGCCCAGGCGCACGGCTTCATCACCGCGCTGTCCGACGGCTACGACACCAAGGTCGGCGAGCAGGGCCTGACCCTCTCCGGCGGCCAGCGCCAGCGCGTGGCCCTGGCCCGCGCGATCCTCACCGACCCGCGCCTGCTGGTCCTCGACGACGCCACCTCGGCCGTCGACGCCCGGGTCGAGCACGAGATCCACGAGGCCCTGCGCGGGGTCATGGCCGGCCGCACGACCCTGCTCGTCGCCCACCGCCGCTCCACCCTCAACCTCGCCGACCGCATCGCCGTCCTGGACGGCGGGCGCCTCGCCGACATCGGCACGCACGAGGAGCTGACCGGGCGCTCCCCGCTCTACCGCCGCCTGCTCACCGACCCGGACGAGCTGGGCGCGGCCTCCCCCGGCCACCCCGAGCGGTCCCCCGCGCGGTCCTGTCCGCCCGAGGACACCTCCGTACGGCAGGAGCTAGACGCGGAGTTCGACGCCGAGCGCGGTGTCACCCCGCGGCTGTGGACCGGTGACCGCGAGCCCAAGGACATGGCGCTGGCCGGCACGCCCGCCACCCCCGAACTCCTCGCCCAGGTCGACGCGCTGCCGCCCGCCACCGACACCCCGGTCATCGACGAGGCACGCGCGGTCACGCCCGAGGACTCCTACGGGCTGCGGCGCCTGCTGCGGGGCTTCGGACTGCCGCTGCTCGCCAGCCTCGGCCTCGTCGCCGTCGACGCGGGCATGGGCCTGCTGCTGCCGGTCCTGATCCGGCACGGCATCGACGAGGGCGTCTCCGAGATGGCGCTCGGCGGGGTGTGGGCGGCCTCGGTGATCGCGCTGGTCAGCGTGCTCGTCCAGTGGGTGGCGCAGACCGGCGAGATCCGGATGACCGGACGCACCGGCGAACGGGTCCTGTACTCGCTCCGGCTGAAGATCTTCGCGCAGCTCCAGCGGCTCGGGCTCGACTACTACGAGCGGGAGCTGACCGGCCGGATCATGACCCGGATGACGACGGACGTGGACGCGTTGTCCACCTTCCTCCAGACCGGCCTGGTCACGGCCTTCGTCTCCGTCGTCACGTTCTTCGGCATCATGGCCGCGCTGCTGGTGATCGACGTCCAGCTCGCGCTGATCGTCTTCCTGACGCTGCCGCCGCTGATCGTCGGCACGTTCTTCTTCCGCCGGTCCAGCGTGAAGGCGTACGAACTGGCCCGTGAGCGGGTGTCCGTGGTCAACGCGGACCTCCAGGAGTCGGTGGCGGGACTGCGGATCCTGCAGGCGTTCCGCCGCGAGGGCGCGGGCGGCAGGCGCTTCGCGGAGGGCAGCGAGAGCTACCGTCAGGCCCGCATCCGCGGGCAGTGGCTGATCTCCGTCTACTTCCCGTTCGTGCAGCTGCTGTCGTCGGTGGCCGCCGCCTCGGTGCTGGTCGTGGGCGCGGGCCGGGTCGACGCGGGCACCCTCACCACCGGCGCGCTGGTGGCGTACCTCCTCTACATCGACCTGTTCTTCGCCCCCGTGCAGCAGCTCTCGCAGGTCTTCGACGGCTACCAGCAGGCGACCGTCTCCCTCGGCCGGATCCAGGAACTGCTCCGGGAGCCGACCTCGACGACGGCCGCCGAGAAGCCCCTCGACGTGCTGTCCCTGCGCGGCGAGATCGCCTTCGAGGACGTGGACTTCGCGTACGGGCCCGCCGCAGAGGCGGAGGAAGCGCTCAGCGGGGTGCGGCTGAGCATCCCGGCCGGGCAGACCGTCGCGTTCGTCGGCGAGACGGGCGCGGGCAAGTCGACCCTGGTCAAACTCGTCGCCCGGTTCTACGACCCCACCGGCGGCCGGGTCACCGTCGACGGCACGGACCTGCGCTCGCTCGACCTGACCTCCTACCGGCACCGGCTCGGCGTCGTCCCGCAGGAGGCGTACCTCTTCCAGGGCACGGTCCGGGACGCCATCGCGTACGGCCGCCCCGACGCCACGGACGCCGAGGTGGAGGCGGCGGCCCGCGCGGTCGGCGCGCACGACATGATCGCCACGCTGGACGGCGGCTACCTCCACGAGGTCGCCGAGCGCGGCCGCAACCTGTCCGCCGGCCAGCGCCAGCTGATCGCGCTGGCCCGCGCCGAGCTGGTCGACCCCGACATCCTGCTCCTCGACGAGGCCACGGCCGCGCTCGACCTGGCCACCGAGGCCCAGGTCAACCAGGCCACCGACCGCATAGCGGGCCGCCGTACGACGCTGGTCGTCGCCCACCGGCTGACCACGGCCGCACGGGCGGACCGGGTCGTGGTGATGGCCGGCGGCCGGGTCGCCGAGGACGGCACCCACGACGAACTGCTCGCGCGGGGCGGCCGGTACGCGCAGTTGTGGCGGACGTTCGTGGGGGAGCCGGACCCGGTCGCCACCACGACCTGAGCCGCGGGACGAAATACGTCGTGAACACGCAGAAAAGCCGCAACCGACGGGTAGGGCAACCGTTCGCCGTACGTCATGCGTCCGTACAGCAGTACGTCGGAGCAGTACGCCATCGGAGCAGTACGCCGGTCGCAGCGGGCCGTGGAGGGACACCAGTGGACATGGGCGCGATACGCCGACGCCTCGCGCTCGGTACCGCCGTGCTGACGGCGTCCGGGCTGCTGGCGCTCGCGGGCCCGGTGGGTGACGCGTCGGCGGCGGCACCGTGCGCCGGACGGAAGGTCCGCACGCTGACCTTCTCCACCGGCTTCGTGAACGTCCACAAGAAGAGCGGTTACGTGTGCGCGGTGACCTACCCCAAGAAGGTGGGCGCCCGCCGCTACATGATGGTGAGCGTGCAGGCCCGCGGGAGCGAGCGGGTGCCGAACGCGGGCCGCTTCGTGCGGTACGCGGGTCCGGTGAAGGTGCACGCCGGTCACCGCTGTGTACGGATCAGGGGGGCGGTCGGCTCGGGCTCGGTCGGCACGGGCTGGATCCTCTGCTGAGCCCGCCGTTCCCGCCCGCCCGGCCCCCGGTCGTGCGATCTTCGTACGGACCTGTCCGCAATGCCCGCAACCTCCCCTGGTGTGTCCGCTGTCGCTCCGCTAGGTTCCGGCGGACATCTGCGTATTCAGGGGAGAACGCATGCGCAAGACGCTCAGATGGCTGTTGTCTCTCGTGGTGCTCATAGGCACCGCGAGCACGGCCGGGGTGGCCACCGCCGCCCAGCCGGAAGCCTCCGGCCCGACACTCGTCACGGACGAGGCCGCGGACATCAAGGACCGCCTCCTCGCGATACCGGGCATGAGCCTGATCGAGGAGAAGCCCTACACCGGCTACCGCTTCTTCGTCCTCAACTACACCCAGCCGGTCGACCACCGGCACCCGTCCAAGGGCACCTTCCAGCAGCGCATCACCGTGCTGCACAAGGACACGGCCCGCCCGACGGTCTTCTACACCGGCGGCTACAACGTCTCCACGACCCCGAGCCGCCGCGAGCCGACCCAGATCGTGGACGGCAACCAGGTCTCGATGGAGTACCGCTACTTCACCCCGTCGCGGCCCGCGCCGGCGGACTGGTCGAAGCTCGACATCTGGCAGGCGGCCAGCGACCAGCACCGCATCTTCACGGCCCTCAAGCCGGTCTACGACAAGAAGTGGGTCTCGACCGGCGGTTCGAAGGGCGGCATGACCGCCACGTACTTCGAGCGCTTCTACCCGCGTGACATGGACGGCGTCGTCGCGTACGTCGCCCCCAACGACGTGGTGAACAAGGAGGACTCGGCGTACGACCGGTTCTTCGCGAAGGTCGGCACCAAGGAGTGCCGCACCAAGCTGAACGCGGTGCAGCGCGAGGCGCTCGTGCGCCGTACGCCGCTGGAGAAGAAGTACAAGGAGCTGGCCGCCGCCGAGGGCTACACCTTCAACACGATCGGCGGTCTGGACCGGGCCTACGAGGCGGTCGTCCTCGACTACGTGTGGGGCTTCTGGCAGTACAGCCTGCTCGCCGACTGCGACACGATCCCGGCGGACGCGAAGAACGCCACGGACGACGAGATCTGGACGTCGATCGACACGATCTCCGGCTTCTCGGCCTACACGGACCAGGGTCTGACGCCGTACACGCCGTACTACTACCAGGCCGGCACGCAGCTCGGTGCGCCCACCATCGGCTTCCCGCACATCGAGAAGAAGTACATCCGCTACGGCTACCAGCCGCCGCGGAACTTCGTGCCGCGCGACATCGAGATGACGTTCCAGCCGGGCGTCATGCGCAGCGTCGACTCCTGGGTCAGGCACCACGCGAACCGGATGCTGTTCGTGTACGGGCAGAACGACCCGTGGGGTGCCGAGCCGTTCCACCTCGGCAAGGGCGCCCGTGACGCGTACGTCTTCACGGCCCCCGGCCTGAACCACGGCGCCAACGTCGCGGGTCTCGTCCCCGACCAGAAGGCGCTCGCCACGGCCCGCATCCTCCAGTGGGCGGGCGTCGCCCCGGCCGCCGTCCAGGCGGACCCGCGGAAGGCGAAGCCGCTGGCGAAGTACGACTCGAAGCTGGACAAGCGCACGGTCGAGCGCCAGCTCCGTCCGTAGTCCCGCGCGGGTTCCGCGTGCCGCGCCCGTCCGTCGAGCCCCCGGGCTACGACGGGCGGGCGCAGCCCACCGGTTTCGGCCCGCCGAGCCGGACGTACAGCCGCGTCGACGCGGGGCAGTCGGAACGCCGCTCCACGGCCGAGGTCACCCGGTACCCGGGCGTCCTGCCGTCCCCGCCGCCGTTCCGGTCGCACGTGGTCTCCCGCACCTGGCCCGTCCCCACGTCGTGGACGCAGTCGCCGACGATGGTGCGGGGGCCTCCGCCGCCGCCCGGGTCGCCGGGGTGCGGGGCCTGCAGGCCGCGCATACAGGCGTAGCCCCGCGGGACCGTGCCGCCGCCGTCCTCGCCGGCCGGCGGCTTCTGCTCGCTGATGTGCAGGACGAAGTCCGTGGTGGCGGGGCAGGGCGGACCCTCGTCCGCGCCGCCGTCGTGCCGGGCGACCACCCGGGCCGCGGCCCGCTCGCCGGTGCAGGGCACCTCGGTGAACGACTCGCGCCCGAACGAACTGCACTCGTCGATCCCGAGGAACACCACCCCGTACCCGAAGGTCCGCGTCGGGGCCGGCGCCGCGGTGCTCTCCCGCGCACCGCCGCCGTCGCCCCCGGACGACCGCCCGCACCCGGACAGAGCCGCCGCCACCGCCACGAGCAGCGCGCACAGCACGCCCGCGAAGCTTTGTGCACCGCGCATGACACCCCCCGTTCCCCGCCCAGCGTGGCCCGCCGGGACGGGCCCCGTCGGGCATACGGGGTGTTTTGGGCCACTTGGGGGCGGCCCGCGCGAGGCGCGTCGTAGGCCCCGTACGCCAGGGCCGTACGCACGCCCCGCGCATCGGCCCTAGTACGTCAGCCCGTGCCCCACCGGGTACAGCACCCGGGCCGGATCGTCCGCGCGCTGCACCGGCACCGGCAGCCTGCCGCGCGGGCCGGCCCGGCCGGCGAGCACCCGCACCGCGGCACGCAGCTCGACGTCCGTCCACGAGTACGACGCCAGGTAGGCCTTCACGCCCGGCAGGTGGGCCACGTCGTACGGATTGCGGATGGCCAGCGCGACCACCGGGCGGCCCGTCGCGAGCAATTGCTCCACGAGGGTCCGCTGACTGGAGGCTGCGGTGACGTTGTACGTCCCCACCAGCACCGCGTCCACGTCCTGGGCCGCGGCGACGGCCTTCGCGACGGTCGCGGCGGAGGGCGCCGTGCCGGTGGACAACGCCGTGGCCGTGAAGCCCAGTTCGGTGAGCGCGGCCGCCAGCACGGCCGTGGGCGGACCGGTGGTGCCGGACGGCGAGGCCGGATCGGCGCCGACGACGAGCACCTTCCTGTGCGTACGACGCGACAGCGGCAGCAGCCCGCCGGAGTTCACCAGCAGTGTCGTCGTCCGCTCGGCGATCCGGTCGGCGGCCTTCAGGTGCGCGGGAATCCCGACGGCACGGTCCACCCCGCGATCCGTGACGTACGGGTCCTTCAGCAGCCCGAGCTTCGCCTTCAGCCGCAGGATGCGCAGGATCGATTCGTCGAGGCGGGCCTC belongs to Streptomyces sp. V3I8 and includes:
- a CDS encoding ABC transporter ATP-binding protein; translation: MTTQRGWARRLAGYAWRYPKDVVLALGASLAGMAVMALVPLITKVIIDDVVGDHSRAMGPWAGALVGAGVLVYVLTYIRRYYGGRLALDVQHDLRTDMYATIVRLDGRRQDELSTGQVVGRATSDLQLIQGLLFMLPMTIGNVLLFLISLGIMAWLSLPLTLVALAVAPAIWFIARRSRSRLHPATWYAQAQAAAVAGVVDGAVSGVRVVKGFGQEDQETGKLREIGRRLFAGRLRTIRLNSKYTPALQAVPALGQVAMLALGGWLAVRGEVTLGTFVAFSSYLAQLVGPVRMLAMVLTVGQQARAGAERVLELIDTRPSIEDGTKDLPADAPATVEFDGVSFAYDDARPVLDGLSLEIRAGETLAVVGSSGSGKSTVSLLLPRFYDVTGGAVLIGGLDVRELTLDSLRAAIGLVPEDSFLFSDTVAANIAYGRPEATREEIETAARAAQAHGFITALSDGYDTKVGEQGLTLSGGQRQRVALARAILTDPRLLVLDDATSAVDARVEHEIHEALRGVMAGRTTLLVAHRRSTLNLADRIAVLDGGRLADIGTHEELTGRSPLYRRLLTDPDELGAASPGHPERSPARSCPPEDTSVRQELDAEFDAERGVTPRLWTGDREPKDMALAGTPATPELLAQVDALPPATDTPVIDEARAVTPEDSYGLRRLLRGFGLPLLASLGLVAVDAGMGLLLPVLIRHGIDEGVSEMALGGVWAASVIALVSVLVQWVAQTGEIRMTGRTGERVLYSLRLKIFAQLQRLGLDYYERELTGRIMTRMTTDVDALSTFLQTGLVTAFVSVVTFFGIMAALLVIDVQLALIVFLTLPPLIVGTFFFRRSSVKAYELARERVSVVNADLQESVAGLRILQAFRREGAGGRRFAEGSESYRQARIRGQWLISVYFPFVQLLSSVAAASVLVVGAGRVDAGTLTTGALVAYLLYIDLFFAPVQQLSQVFDGYQQATVSLGRIQELLREPTSTTAAEKPLDVLSLRGEIAFEDVDFAYGPAAEAEEALSGVRLSIPAGQTVAFVGETGAGKSTLVKLVARFYDPTGGRVTVDGTDLRSLDLTSYRHRLGVVPQEAYLFQGTVRDAIAYGRPDATDAEVEAAARAVGAHDMIATLDGGYLHEVAERGRNLSAGQRQLIALARAELVDPDILLLDEATAALDLATEAQVNQATDRIAGRRTTLVVAHRLTTAARADRVVVMAGGRVAEDGTHDELLARGGRYAQLWRTFVGEPDPVATTT
- a CDS encoding S28 family serine protease; protein product: MRKTLRWLLSLVVLIGTASTAGVATAAQPEASGPTLVTDEAADIKDRLLAIPGMSLIEEKPYTGYRFFVLNYTQPVDHRHPSKGTFQQRITVLHKDTARPTVFYTGGYNVSTTPSRREPTQIVDGNQVSMEYRYFTPSRPAPADWSKLDIWQAASDQHRIFTALKPVYDKKWVSTGGSKGGMTATYFERFYPRDMDGVVAYVAPNDVVNKEDSAYDRFFAKVGTKECRTKLNAVQREALVRRTPLEKKYKELAAAEGYTFNTIGGLDRAYEAVVLDYVWGFWQYSLLADCDTIPADAKNATDDEIWTSIDTISGFSAYTDQGLTPYTPYYYQAGTQLGAPTIGFPHIEKKYIRYGYQPPRNFVPRDIEMTFQPGVMRSVDSWVRHHANRMLFVYGQNDPWGAEPFHLGKGARDAYVFTAPGLNHGANVAGLVPDQKALATARILQWAGVAPAAVQADPRKAKPLAKYDSKLDKRTVERQLRP